The sequence actgagtttgttgcggcgcttcttctcaacacttgccaaatgtttgtctcgaagcgctggtagggcaaaattagtctatacaaataaagataatgttGAATTTGATATTTTGGTATTAAAATGACATTCAATTTGTACATTTCGTTGTGTAACTGACCGTCTACTATACCAACAACAATGCGCTGAGCGCCTTGATCTATGACACCAGTCTGTCAGTCTATAGGTTGAAGGCTCCACTCATCATctgtattattattacaaatgcgagagtaaggcccagaacacacggtgaaatgCAACTGCAACGTAAATGCAACTTCTAagtagttacttttgagttgcatctaagtttctgccatagcgtccgttgagagaccacacatgacgtgaccagtttgaaactgcgtttcaccgtgtgttctgggcctttctctttatttttcaagaatattacgcccgtattcaaaaacactATGTACTATTAAAGCTTCTTATTTATAGTcccgctttcatcatcatcatcatcatcatcatgtcagccataggacgtccactgctgaacataggcctcccctaatgctttccacattgatcgattggtagcggcctgcatccagcgcctccctgccacctttacgatgtcgtcggtccaccttgtaggtggacgtcccacgctgcgccttccggtacgcggcctccattccagaaccttgctgccccatcggccgtcagttctgcgcactatgtgccctgcccattgccacttcagcttgctaatccgtcgggctatgtcagcgactttagttcgtttacggatttcctcatttctgattcgatctcgcaaagaaacaccaagcatagccctctccatagcacgctgtgcaactttgagcttctgtataaggcctatagtgagaggccacgtttccgagccataagttatcactggtaacacacattgattgtagactttcgtcttcaggcattggggtattttggacgaaaagatgttacgtagtttcccgaacgctgcccagccgagttggattcgacgattgacctccttctcgaaattggacctacctagctggatcgtttgtccgaggtagacatacttgtcgacaatctcgagaattgagctcccaactgaaactgggtagggcgcaacatggatattcgacataagcttcgttttatccatgttcatcctcaggcctacctgtatAGTCCCGCTTTACTGGAAGGCAAAAGAAGAAAGGATAGAATTTGTGACACTGTCATAAGTAGAATTGTATTAGCTAAGCACCATTTTGACTGCATTTCATCTTCTTTATACAACAAAGTAAACGCAGCACTCCACATCTACTCCCTTCCCACTTTCAAATGTAAAATCCTTTTAAGTGAATGGCTTCTTGGTCTTGATTATGACGCAGTAGAAACTTTGATAAAGTAGTGGTAATGGTAATTGTATAATTTGGAAAAAAttggtattaaaattaaaataaaaataaatctaatcaTAATGAAACTAGCACTCTCAGTACGAACTATATACACACATCACTCAcagttaggtacttacttctaaataatgtgtaaacttaactatttaatttataaaatagaagttaaaattaagactaaaattaaaacaaaaatacttttaagtcTGCAATGTCAGCCTGTATGAGGTGGGCGCTAGCAACTGCGACACAGTCCTTGACTAATGCAGTTGCTAACGCAACAATGTTTGTGCATGTAAGTGTTTTTGTTgccaataaagatttattattatttattattattattattatactatgaggtcccacagtgcgcgtggacgcacagggtgacacacgaaccaatcacagagctctattcaacgctgtgcattcgatttgccgcttcacttcagcaagcatcgtttgtgaatacgggcgttattttcACGACCCTCTGGCCTAGTGGTTGGCATACTGCCTGCTAGAGGTCATGGGTTCGATCTCCGCACAATACACATTCGAAACTGCTCTAATCCTTCTTCCCATTGAGCTATTGTTTTGTGTCTCAATATGGCTGGAAGAcgcagtgtgggcaggcctcccactaggtggaccgacgacctggtgaaggtcgcgggaagtacctagatgcgggcagtgcaggaccagtcgttatggaaatccttgggaggcctttgtccagcagtggacgtcatttcatcatcatcatcatttcagccacaggacgtccactgctgaacataggcctcccccaatgacttccacatcgcacggttggtagcggcctgcgtccagcgccttcctgctacctttatcaggtcgtcggtccaccttgtgggtggacttcaTTTAGCTAAACGACGTACGAGTGAGCGTTCTTTCCAttaagttattgttttgtttgtgacGGTCAAACAAGTCTAATATTATTCTAAGTTAACATCTTCACCTTGACCCTATGACATGCacactaacttattatttattttttattgtaaaggTCATTCTTGACGTAGACTCATCTAGACAatgtgtttgtttgtttgtttcataATAGTGCACTATCCTAATATATTGTATAGTTAAAgcgttttataatattttttgcaagTTTTTTGTCCCGTTGACCCCAAATATCAGACCAGTTCCTAAGaatagcgcgttcaagcaaacaaactcttcagctttataatattagtatagatagatagataccgtaaaccgcctctgtggtcaagtggtaagaccacccgctacagacgcagaggtcccgggttcgattcccagtgggggcagatttttctgttcggtttggttggtggcagggcttgttctaagtctgcctggctagctaccaccatcttacctaagtctgtcgccataacaacaatgttaacagcattgttgtgttccggcaggtagaggtaagataggcagttcctccgtggttgaggattccgggtgaagctcgcttccacattcggcctgatcgtcactcaccatcaggtgagatacaggccaagagcttcctcgttgtggataaaaaaatagatCCTTGTTTTTTTCATAACACATTTTTGCAATGAAACTCATAAAATTGTcatgatatttattaattttaataataaaaactaattaacaTTTGATATTTCTGCTCAATGTTTTACAAATTATTGacatttgatttaaaatattattcaatttacctaaaacataaagtcacaaaaataattcaagtgtcaaagtttaaataaaaataaaacaaacgaattgacaacctcctcctttttgagtcggttaaaaagtaataaaaacataaaattaatataaatttcgTGCTCGATATAATTatctaattttgtaaataaagtataaaaaatctaCTAAAAGAGCAAAATGAAGAAGAAGTTGACATTTACCAGTAAATGCCGCACAATTTTAGTATATCTTGttacgtaatatttttaatagCTATTTAAAAACACTTCTCACAATATACATAGAGAATGGACGGATAAAAACATTAATCACATAAAAAAGAGAATGTACTAATTGTgagaaaactgaaaaaaaaatacaagtgcTTGTTAACCCAGTTTTAAGCTactgtttacaaaaaaaaacgtgATTTGCAAAATGGGTGTTTTATCTAATATGAAACCAGTAACATACTTTAATTTGGCATTGTCACTCTGTTCTGCTTAGTGCTTACTGCCATTTTTGGGCTCACTGTGTAGTGCTTACTGCcatatatcttaaaaatatctgtcGGAAATTCTCCACGAAGGCAACGAAGGGTTCCGTAGCATCGTGCATAAACGAATGATACTTTTAGTTTGAGTTTATGTtgctattataattttaatagctATGACTATTaatgtataaaaacaaaagatagtTTCCTTCCCAATGAATCAATTCCcctttaattatttacaaatacattctGTGGCAATTTCAACTGAGACTTACAGACAGAAATATGGTCTTTTATCAATCTTTGGCaagactaaatattttttttctctacAGCTCCTAAAATCTAAAACCTCCTACTAATCTGACTTACTTAACATAACGGCCAAGCTTTAAAGCTTGGCCGTGCCTTAAGGCAAGTAAGGCGACCACCACGTCTGGTGGGGTATCTTGAAAAGGTATTCTCCGTCCCGCTCGCACTCGTGGTCCTTCCACGGAGCAAAGTTGAAAGCCTCATAGCGGGAACAGTCTGTTATCTCGTTTCTGGAAGAAGAATTAGGAAAGGAATTAAGATTTTATTATCATGTTCTTAAAGGTGGTTGTGGCTTAGTGGTTATTGCCTCTGGTATATTAGAGAGAGAAGGTATTTTCTGCCTGGAattgcttccttccgagcgggtgttgtgctcggggaccaagttCCAATTATCGACCATTTCGTTTTTCAGGGTAGAAAACTAATACCGCGATGCAGGATTACAGGCGCGATGGTGTATGCCATAGTAACTCAACcgtcagcgccatctgttggttgATGACTACCACTTGTCTGTAGTGGCACGCCGATAGATGTCGCCGCAAACTCTCCTGGCCCCCAATTTGTgtccttaaggcttggtatttctgctaaagtaggtatttcgcgctgtcaaaatctgcgcgcgcaatacttcgccgaagacagcgcgccaaagagctctcgcggctacacagtatagaaatacgcagtttagaaatacgcagttggttaggttaggttgacttccttccgttcaagcgtcacactcaaagcactttctaatacaaatcatatccaagtgatacaaattaaaacaactttcaaaatttttgggaatatattttacaatcgaataaatatagaatataactgccaaagtaaacacggttcaaagaggcgtggcgtcacccgaccttccggaagttccgcgccggctaaaagaatttcaatatTACGTCatccgacctatcggtagatcctcgggagcttgagcgattggaaaaacattttttgatcagttactcgtagtagcgattatttagagcttggataataaattatagttgttgcaattcacaaagctttgcatgtggttaattacattaatcagtacacgcatcaattttgttcagtctttttgtttattaataaataaaaatatcatactaaaattgcatacatatttgtttgtattggtctgggtgttttctttccataatttatgtataacgtatgtacggggctctgtatcgaaaatcactatgagcaatgagcatcacacacggttacctggagtgcattaccgcagcaaattttttataaatgttgtgctttagagagtcgagagtatagcagataattagtccatcgtgagcagaaatttgtccactaatagcaaaattcgttcaaattatagttttaaagttattaggaaaacacaTATTTTGCTGCGGTAACGTTTCAATcattaccctggcaaaatttttttttgaaagtcgttttatcccggaaccaaatacatggatagatagctcttgttgcgtagtaatttttccacgaatagcaaaattttttcgtgttccggttctcaagttatttagaattttgctggggtaatgttttgtgatgtcccagatctcgtaaatggctcaacgcagaagtttgaaaaaaataccaatgatagaccttgatatgtccaaattagttcaaacattagtcattgatttgaatgataaacaccagtgtaattaaaagatttcagaaaatcagataaaacgtatttgtgagtaaaccagtactcttacaatcgaataaaaaagtgtagcatgtacccttggtacacctttataaccacagtaaatataaatgatgtggctttgcgcaaaagagagatttcaagaaatctaatttattttaacagtcttactttcgtggccgaatacgcgattcccttataacaagggaacatggaatacaatggacaaattaaaatgttccttgaataagctatcctgttaatttcagctttatataacgacttataagaaagttatcgaactgcaaaaaaatatcaggaattcttctataaggcgaccaaattataaaggttacaaaaaagcgaccgttccatacatattaaggcttgccatcttaaatgaacggtataatatcgaggtttcgtcagtacagttgcgaacaaaggtgtttgtgtagtgtagttgagttgagaggtcagattattgaaataataaaacgaacattttattttttaaatacattttaaaaataatttacattacagataacaatgagaggatgacattgcaaggtggtgccagtccagtcttaaatctgttgacatctgctgcatctgccatctttttggctagaagattcttctatcttgcagctttgacctttagctacagaccttagacagtatttttgaaacattcttacgcatggtggaggaagggacgctctagagactcaagtctagaaggagtcatatgaactccagttttaaatccgttgacatctgctgcatctgccatctttttggctagaagattcttctatcttacagcttagacctttagctacagaccttagacagtattttttattatttatttgtgtcagtgtgctcttctaaagagtgtaagacgattgtatgtaggtactattaaaatgtaattttaactcattggttttgtctcatatttgtatcatgagtagagtcttcgtttaaaaggatgcgaacgatttaaatttcaataggtagacaaaattgataattcttaatcatcaaaaatttaagctttctccagtaacactgatattattatactgtgactcagcaaagtcatcattgtcaaaaatattgacaaatcgcgaactgtcacggccaaaaaactgacacgcgtccgtcctccgtaagcgccaccgcgcgactgattgagattgtccaagccgtcatggacgattttttccacattttttaacatagtaactaaataagacgcaatataaaaatttcatccgttaaaagccctcaagttatttctgaactttagtctaataaaagatttagaatctcaaatcgcttattttaaaaataaaaccataaatagaaaacgaatagaggtaactttgggaatttattctatcgagtcaacttcatcaaatcgtgtttccatccgttaatagccctagaaaatatcctcaactatgcccaataaaaatcttagcctttaattttactgtttagtacctcaaaaatgaaaaatgaaaacctcattttcgccattttctctgctacccggccttaaggcgattatcacactgcaccgcgcccgccgcggtacgcgggacgacagatttaatcattgtatgcaagtacctcagtttgtatagaaaacgcgcggcacaacacactgacaacgcgtttgcgcgcgggattcCTTATAATGtggccacgcggaccgcggcggagcgcggtgcagtgtgataatcgcctaaccTTGGGATCTTGTTGGAAATAATGTCCAAATAAAGTTCTTATCTATCTTTTAATGTTTCTACATGTACATTGCAAtgaagtattgagtattgaaaagTAGACTTACCCGCGTCCAGGCAGGTAGAACACGTTCGGCTGGATGGCTTCTACAGAGTCTGCGTGCGCGCACATGATTTTCGACATGGAGATGCGCTTGATCTCGCGCAGTTGTTCTGACAACAAAAGTACCGGTTATATTCTATAAATAGATACTGCTGAGTGTGGAAAGTCCCATCTTCTACACTAATATCATAAAGacaaaagatttgattgtttgtattgaaaagGCTCCTAAAGTACTGaaatgatttgaaaaattctttcaccattagaatcttacattatttctgatgaacataggtggTGTTCACCAGGTCAGCTAGTATCTACCTAGATACTAGCTAACCTGTACCTATAGATTTAGTACCTACTATATCTAGCTTTTGCACATGGTATCGAGCGCGCGTCTCCATCTTCCAAAAACTCTTATAACAACTACCCCATGTTCCTGGGTCTCTTAAGTGTCAGTGGTTTGAGAGTGTAAAAAAAAACCAACAATTCATCCATTCTATCAACCATCCTCTCAACCTTTTATCAGACAATTAAACAGACTGAAGAAATGTGACTATTAAAGCGTGTTTAATTTCCTttcgcgacccatgacagtccgcgcgaccagtcatttccctatgatcgcgccggcgatggcgatctgcaagcgttggtgtggttgaagctttaaagTTCTAAACCCTCAAAAATCATACACCCTTACCTCCAGTAAAAGCGCCAGGGTGTACGGTATTCTCGTACCAGAACCGTTCGGACCTGCGCCATCTCAGCAGCTGTTCCGTCATGATGCAGGCCAGCGTCGGGCCCATGACGGCTCCTGGCATGGCCCTCTCGCCCAGCAGCCCGGCCATCAGGTCCACGTCGTCTATGTGCTCGTAGGCCGCCGTTATGGCCTCCACTTGCTGGGAATAAGGGGAATCCAGTTCATTCGAAAAAAATGAAATTGTATCGAAAGTTTCTGAATTTATCAAGATTACTGTTACTGTCCGTAccgcccatttattgtcctgaagcagtggtagggttaatactgggacgtgtaaaagtgcttttttaaagcctacttacagaaataaatgagttttactgagtttttttaCTGAAAAGTAACCAGCTTCCAGGTTAGGCATTCCGGGCAAGGTCCGTTTCTACCTCtcgcctgatcatcactttccatgaCGTCATACGTCACGCCATGAGGCTTTACGTCTATTCAAGGCAGTTTCTTACTGGAAACCAGCAAGTGTATAATCTGAGTACATGCCTCCTTGGGAATCCACTGGTAGAGATCATAGATGACCCCTCCCCCACTTGGTACGAATCCACTAAGGCGGAGCTTTCCACTGAAAATATGCCAGTGGAGTTGTTAGCTTACCTTCTTAGGCATCCACTGGTATAGGTCATGAAAGTGCTTGGCCAAGGGCAGTTAATAGCGGCCATCTTGATCAAGGTAAAGATTCCTCTAGCAGCAGATAGTTGTAGCCTTACCTCCTTGGGCATCCACTGGTAGAGGTCGTGGAAGTGTCTGGCACAGGTCGCGATAGCATAAGCACTCTTTAGAGTGCGATATATTTTTAGATTCTTTGATGTAATTGGGTGGCAGCGGCAGGTACGAGTAGATAGCAAAACCAACTAGCATTTAGTTGTAGCCTTTACTCCATTGGTAGAGGACAGAGGTCATGGAAGTGCTTGGCCAAGGGCAGTTTATAGCCGCCATCTTGCCCAAGGTGAAGATTCCTTGCAGCAGCAGATAGTTGTAGCCTTACCTCCTTGGGCATCCACTGGTAGAGGTCGTGGAAGTGCTCGGCCGCAGGCAGCTCGCACAGCTCTCGGTAGCGGTTGTATGGAGGCAATCCCACGTCGCGCGTCTTTATGATGTCCGCCGTCATCACGTCTGACACGAATTGGAGGCGGCCGAGGGAGCCTTACCTGAGCCTGTTGCCATAGCAACAGTGTTAACAGCAGATGGAGGAAAGATTCTTCTACCTTCGGTTTGATCAACATGTTCCATCAAGCGAAAAGTGTCGAACTGCAGGCGGCCGAGGGAACCTTACCTGAGCCTGTTGCCATAGCAACAGTGTTAACACCATTGTTGTGTTCTGGCAGATGGAGGAAAATTATCAGATGCCCTACAGCGCCATATTAACaaacagcattgttgtattcCGGCAGTTGGCGGTAAGAGAACCATTTCCGTGGTTGAAGATTCCTGGAATATCTCGCTTCCAACATCGCTTTGATCATCATTTCATCAAGTCTGATGCACACTAAGAGCATTCTCCATTGTGGGAAAAAAGTACACATGCACCGAAAAAGCGTAGCTAGTCTGGAAACGCTCGAAGGTTATACCACCACACTCTTGTTTCTAGTCTCTCGACGTATATAATGTGCCTTTATGTCTGTCTAAGGAGGAGTTTCTTACTGAAAACAAGCCGGTAGAGTTGTGACTAGAGTTAGTACTAGTTGTCTTGTAGCCGTACCTCCTTGGGCATCCACTGGTAGAGGTCGTGGAAGTGCTCGGCCACAGGCAGCTTGCACAGCTCTCGGTAGCGGTTGTATGGAGGCAATCCCACGTCGCGCGTCTTCATGATGTCGGCCGCCATCACGTCTGACACGAATTGGGGGCGGCCGAGGGAGCCTTACCTGAACCTGTTGCCATAGCAACAGTGTTAACAGCAGATGGATGAGAGATTCCTCTACCTTCGGTTTGATCAACATGTTCCATCAAGCGAAAAGTGTCGAACTGGAGGCGGCCAAGGGAACGCTCTTACCTGAGCCTGTTGCCATAGCAACAGTGTTAACATCATTGTTGTGTTCTGGCAGATGGAGGAAAATTATCAGATGCCCTGTCCTGACTAGCAAGAGCCATTGTACCTAAGACTAGGCGACAGCGCCATATCAAcaaacagcattgttgtgttccggcagttggcgGTAAGAGAACCATTTCCGTGGTTGAAGATTCCTGGAGTATCTCGCTTCCAACATCGCTTTGATCATCATTTCATCAAGTCTGATGCACACTAAGAGCATTCTCCATTGTGGGAAAAAAGTACACATGCACCGAAAAAGCGTAGCTAGTCTGGAAACGCTCGAAGGTTATACCACCACACTCTCGACGTATATAATGTGCCTTTATGTCTGTCTAAGGAGGAGTTTCTTACTGAAAACAAGCCGGTAGAGTTGTGTACTAGAGTTAGTACTAGTTGTCTTGTAGCCGTACCTCCTTGGGCATCCACTGGTAGAGGTCGTGGAAGTGCTCGGCCACGGGCAGCTTGCACAGCTCTCGGTAGCGGTTGTATGGAGGCAATCCCACGTCGCGCGTCTTCATGATGTCGGCCGCCATTACGTCTGACACGAATTGGAGGCGACCGAGGGAACGCTCGCCCATCTGGGAACAGATTTTGTtgagaatattagtaatttgtattataAACAAACAACCGTCCATcatccatccatcatccatccatcatccatccatcatccatccatcatccatccatcatccatccatcatccatccatcatccatCCATCATCCAACCATCATccatggactgtcgtctgcggtgtttccggacggatacgacctgcaagctttcaagaagagagcgtatcttcaccttaaaggccggcaacgcacctgtaacgcccctgggtctgcgggtgtctatgggcgacggtaatcacttaccatcaggtaatccgtctgctcgtttgcctcctgtcacataaaaaaaatccatcCATCATCCATCTATCATCCATCGATCCGGAGCGAAGCGGGGCTCGAAGTCGAACCAGCGTTTCTCGGATGTATTGTCGACTaatccgaccccttcaccattcAGCTATACCACACGACAATGCTGTTCATACATGTCAAATCCTTAAATCTATGTTGatactatttttataaaataaagtacgGTCGCGGAGCACATAgaagctcgcacactcactgcggccgcccgtcgcacagtcgcgacagcaatataattacgcgcgagcgataaggattggtagcttggggtcattggacgaaattctatttgcacggcgaccggactttaacaAAATGTTAGAAGAAAACATACCTCTGGGTCTATAACGTAATCAGTACTAGCGCAAGCCTGCCTGAAGGCGCCTTGCGTGGCGCCCTCTATAGTGTTATTGATTGTCAGCGCGCCCGTGCGTAGAGACAGGTCTACCACTGACAGCTGGTTGAACATCTTGCCGTGCTTGTCGTAGAGGCTGGGAAAGAGACATCATTAAGCTATAGCTATGGATAGGGTAGACGGAGAAAGAATGTTCTTCTTCCTCAGAGTATATtgactatttttaaataagcaacctgaaaaaatcgaactgcctaagggaggaattgaacccacgatctttcgcttgccgggcgactgctcttccaactgagctacttagacactggatgaactcGTCTTTTATTAACTTTGAATACggttggttcatcatcatcatggttTGCTTGACGTTTTATTATGCTAAGAAAAGCGGGCCAGAAGACCAAGTgtggacaggcctcccactagatggatcgacgatctggaaggtcgcggaaagtgtccgttattgtggaaatccttagaggAGGCTTTCTTCAGCAGTGAACATCTTTTGGCTGAAAGGAAGATGCTGAGAAAAAGGCACATCATAATAGTAAATTAATTGTGTGGAATGGTAATGATTACACTAATTGTCGGAACAACAACAGTAGTATTATGACCACCTCCACTCTTCCCGCCACCTACATTCTTCCCATGAATGTCGTAAGATGAGGCGACTAAAGGAGATATTTATCCGAATACCAGCTCTAGggaagtgtaggccaaattctcAATTTAACTTTGGTTTCGAGAGAGTTGTCCTCTTGTACTGGACTATACCCAActtctgcaactcctgtgtagtcaggagttgcagcagttgGTTGTGCAGCAGCAGAGGAGACCTTCGTCCTTCTGTAGTAGAGACTAAGTGACCTGATGTTCTACCAAAAGCACTCACTTGATCCGTCCCTCCTGCAAGACGTGGAACCATCTCGTCGCCAACACGTACTCCTGTGCCAGTCGTGGCTCCAAGTCCTCATCGTAGTCGTCCACGTGCACGTGCCCCGGGAATATCACTTTGTTCTTCTCTAAGTACTTCTGACCTGGTTTATAAACAAAGTTTTAGAATTAGTCATATGATCATATTCATCTCTATAGTTTTAGGAATTGTCACTGGATGCCGAGGAGAGCGTTGTGCTTAACTACATAA is a genomic window of Ostrinia nubilalis chromosome 28, ilOstNubi1.1, whole genome shotgun sequence containing:
- the LOC135085136 gene encoding peroxidase-like: MEDLAYSPHALINTAPPMLELSNVYGIEEVHALRYREGKGGRLSSERIRGKEWPTNGSSVCVNNESPNENRCHSTEAGANALLGINLIFLWLFRNHNYLADKLHELNPCWGDDKLYQVARDINIAMYQHIVYHELMPAVIGQKYLEKNKVIFPGHVHVDDYDEDLEPRLAQEYVLATRWFHVLQEGRINLYDKHGKMFNQLSVVDLSLRTGALTINNTIEGATQGAFRQACASTDYVIDPEMGERSLGRLQFVSDVMAADIMKTRDVGLPPYNRYRELCKLPVAEHFHDLYQWMPKEVRLQDN
- the LOC135085135 gene encoding peroxidase mlt-7-like; translated protein: MAADIMKTRDVGLPPYNRYRELCKLPVAEHFHDLYQWMPKEQVEAITAAYEHIDDVDLMAGLLGERAMPGAVMGPTLACIMTEQLLRWRRSERFWYENTVHPGAFTGEQLREIKRISMSKIMCAHADSVEAIQPNVFYLPGRGNEITDCSRYEAFNFAPWKDHECERDGEYLFKIPHQTWWSPYLP